The Vibrio sp. 16 genome segment ATCTTGAGCGACGCGCGAGCATGTCACCTTGTGGTGTGTTTGCCCACCCGACTTGTAACGCATCTCGCTTAACGTTATCTGCGCTGAACACCGTCAAACCCAAAGGGATCTCCCCTTGCTGTGCGAGGTCATGTTGTTGATCCTCCATTGAGGAAAGCGGAATTAAGGTCCGACCCAGCACCCAAGCCTCTCCGTCACCATTTAATACTACCTTACGTAGCAAACAGGGCTCTTGGTTCAACAAGTCAACTTCTTGATGATTCAGCTTCTCCGCTTTCACAATTTTGTTGTGGACAAGGTCAACCGTTAGACCATCGCAATAGGAGCTGAGCAAACGTGACAATGAGCCCTGTTCCAGCAGCCACTGCTTGGAAATCGCGTCGGGAAAGTTAAACTCAGCCGGTTCTTGCCAGCTTACTTGGCGCAATGCAGATAAATAGAGCGCAATCAATTGATTCATACTAGTATTCAATAAGTAGCCTTATCGGCGTACAATAAAGCTTCGATCTGAAGTGTTAACCA includes the following:
- a CDS encoding chorismate lyase, yielding MNQLIALYLSALRQVSWQEPAEFNFPDAISKQWLLEQGSLSRLLSSYCDGLTVDLVHNKIVKAEKLNHQEVDLLNQEPCLLRKVVLNGDGEAWVLGRTLIPLSSMEDQQHDLAQQGEIPLGLTVFSADNVKRDALQVGWANTPQGDMLARRSRLWMNHKPMLVAELFLPTAPMYTKEKWHDGE